A window of the Gordonia humi genome harbors these coding sequences:
- a CDS encoding NUDIX hydrolase, whose translation MIRRESGLLVPRDEVPEWLRPVTDDVEVVNEKVLNRGGDRVRMARDFVATRTAAVLVLFGGSFDAAPDHPGGVPADADVLLTERATTLRTHGGQIAFPGGARDPGDEYPVGTAMREAWEETGLAADGVDVLASLPEFPVPSGFAVAPVLAHWSRPSQVRVVDKGETARVARVNLRELLSAEHRFQVSREIPGRGEFRGPAFMYDGMLVWGFTGGLIAAISEAAGWDVPWDTDDVRPLEEMIELAGGRQVSGFAAEPPR comes from the coding sequence ATGATCCGCCGGGAGTCGGGACTGCTCGTGCCCCGGGACGAGGTCCCGGAGTGGCTTCGTCCGGTGACCGACGACGTCGAGGTCGTCAACGAGAAGGTCTTGAACCGAGGGGGCGACCGCGTTCGGATGGCGAGAGACTTCGTCGCGACCCGCACCGCCGCCGTGCTGGTCCTGTTCGGCGGATCGTTCGACGCCGCGCCCGACCATCCCGGCGGAGTGCCCGCCGACGCCGACGTCCTCCTCACCGAGCGGGCGACCACCCTGCGCACGCACGGCGGGCAGATCGCCTTTCCCGGCGGCGCCCGCGATCCGGGCGACGAGTACCCGGTGGGCACCGCGATGCGGGAGGCGTGGGAGGAGACCGGGCTCGCGGCCGACGGGGTCGACGTCCTCGCCAGCCTCCCGGAGTTCCCCGTCCCGTCGGGTTTCGCGGTGGCCCCGGTGCTCGCGCACTGGTCGCGTCCGTCCCAGGTCCGCGTCGTCGACAAGGGGGAGACGGCGCGCGTGGCGCGCGTGAACCTGCGCGAGTTGCTCAGCGCCGAGCATCGGTTCCAGGTGAGTCGGGAGATTCCCGGACGCGGCGAGTTCCGCGGTCCGGCGTTCATGTACGACGGCATGCTCGTCTGGGGGTTCACCGGCGGTCTGATCGCCGCGATCTCCGAGGCCGCGGGCTGGGACGTGCCGTGGGACACCGACGACGTCCGCCCGTTGGAGGAGATGATCGAACTGGCCGGCGGTCGACAGGTGTCCGGATTCGCCGCGGAGCCGCCTCGGTGA
- a CDS encoding MarP family serine protease: MNGSVWVDLVIVAVALLAAFSGYRQGAAASALAFVGVVIGAVAGVLVAPLVIEQFDDQRLRLVVGVMIIVVLIVIGELAGMVLGRAARSSIHSPSLRRVDSTVGSVLQVVAILAAAWLLSFPLRSSEQVRISDAVADSKVVGAVDAVAPQWMRNLPNELTDLIDSSGIKEVIGPFGQTRVANVDEPDGSLAGLPVVNQVRRSVLKITGLAHSCGQSLEGSGFVVSPERVMTNAHVVAGTDEVSVETIDGRHLDATVVWFNSRNDVAVLDVPGLKAPALDFASQSGDTGTDAIVLGYPENGPYTVTPVRIRNVVQLNGPDIYQRAGQVSREVYTVRGTIRSGNSGGPMIDRDGSVFGMVFGASENPADDTGFVLTADQIQRDLAQSEKRSGSAAVDTEKCVPVG, translated from the coding sequence GTGAACGGGTCGGTCTGGGTCGACCTCGTCATCGTCGCCGTTGCGCTGCTGGCCGCCTTCAGCGGCTATCGACAGGGTGCGGCGGCGTCCGCGCTGGCCTTCGTCGGCGTCGTGATCGGCGCCGTCGCCGGAGTCCTCGTCGCACCGCTCGTGATCGAGCAGTTCGACGACCAGCGTCTTCGTCTGGTGGTCGGCGTGATGATCATCGTCGTGCTGATCGTGATCGGTGAGCTGGCGGGCATGGTCCTGGGCCGCGCGGCCCGCAGCAGCATCCACTCTCCGTCGCTGCGCCGTGTCGACAGCACCGTGGGCTCCGTTCTGCAGGTGGTCGCGATCCTGGCCGCGGCGTGGCTGCTGTCGTTCCCGCTCCGCAGCTCCGAGCAGGTCCGCATCTCCGACGCCGTCGCCGATTCGAAGGTGGTCGGGGCCGTCGACGCGGTGGCGCCGCAGTGGATGCGGAACCTGCCGAACGAGCTGACCGACCTCATCGACTCGTCGGGCATCAAGGAGGTCATCGGACCGTTCGGGCAGACGCGGGTCGCCAACGTGGACGAGCCGGACGGCTCGCTGGCCGGTCTGCCGGTGGTGAATCAGGTACGACGCAGCGTGCTGAAGATCACCGGCCTCGCGCACAGCTGCGGACAGTCGTTGGAGGGTTCCGGATTCGTGGTCTCGCCCGAACGGGTCATGACCAATGCGCACGTCGTCGCGGGCACCGACGAGGTCAGTGTGGAGACCATCGACGGCCGTCATCTCGACGCGACCGTCGTCTGGTTCAACTCGCGCAACGACGTCGCCGTGCTCGACGTGCCGGGCCTGAAGGCTCCCGCACTCGACTTCGCGTCCCAGTCCGGTGACACGGGGACCGATGCCATCGTGCTCGGCTACCCGGAGAACGGCCCGTACACGGTGACTCCCGTCCGTATCCGGAACGTGGTGCAGCTCAACGGTCCCGACATCTACCAGCGGGCCGGGCAGGTGTCGCGCGAGGTGTACACGGTGCGCGGCACGATCCGTTCGGGCAACTCGGGCGGACCGATGATCGATCGCGACGGCAGCGTGTTCGGGATGGTGTTCGGCGCCTCGGAGAATCCGGCCGACGACACGGGATTCGTCCTCACCGCGGACCAGATCCAGCGCGACCTCGCCCAGTCGGAGAAGCGTTCGGGGTCGGCTGCCGTCGACACCGAGAAGTGCGTGCCGGTCGGATAG
- a CDS encoding alpha/beta fold hydrolase translates to MNTTPPDPTQVRFDGPWQHFDVRAGGLRFHAVESCRSIADRPLVLLLHGFGEFWWTWRNQLPALNAAGYRAVAVDLRGYGDSDKPPRGYDGWTLAGDTHALIRALGHSSASLVGHADGGLVCWATATLHPRAVDRVVVLSSPHPRALRQAVLFNAEERSSFLGPFIHNQLPRIGERRLTRHDGAFVEEYFRTRSGPAWQRTDDFAEALERNRMAIQIPGVAHCSLEYRRWAFRSQFRPDGWRFMELMDKRLDHPFLGLRGHDDEYILDSLMADSAHWGRDFTYRTIPDAGHFLHEEEPDAVNEAILGHLGR, encoded by the coding sequence TTGAACACGACACCGCCGGATCCCACCCAGGTCCGGTTCGACGGCCCCTGGCAGCACTTCGACGTGCGCGCCGGCGGCCTCCGTTTCCATGCCGTCGAGAGCTGCCGGTCGATCGCCGACCGGCCGCTCGTGCTCCTCTTGCACGGGTTCGGCGAGTTCTGGTGGACCTGGCGCAATCAACTGCCCGCCCTGAACGCCGCGGGCTACCGCGCCGTCGCGGTGGACCTGCGCGGATACGGCGACTCCGATAAGCCGCCGCGCGGCTACGACGGCTGGACGCTGGCCGGTGACACGCATGCGCTCATCAGGGCGCTCGGGCATTCGTCGGCCTCGCTCGTCGGGCACGCCGACGGCGGCCTCGTCTGCTGGGCGACGGCCACCCTGCACCCGCGCGCGGTGGACCGGGTCGTCGTCCTCTCGTCGCCCCATCCGCGCGCGCTGCGGCAGGCCGTGCTGTTCAACGCGGAGGAGCGTTCGTCGTTCCTCGGCCCGTTCATTCACAACCAGCTCCCGCGGATCGGCGAACGTCGTCTCACCCGCCACGACGGGGCCTTCGTCGAGGAGTACTTCCGCACCCGGTCGGGTCCGGCCTGGCAGCGGACGGACGACTTCGCCGAGGCGCTCGAACGCAACCGGATGGCGATTCAGATTCCCGGCGTCGCCCACTGCAGCCTGGAGTATCGCCGCTGGGCGTTCCGTTCCCAGTTCCGGCCGGACGGCTGGCGGTTCATGGAACTGATGGACAAGCGCCTGGACCACCCGTTCCTCGGCCTGCGCGGTCACGACGACGAGTACATCCTCGACTCTCTGATGGCCGACAGCGCACACTGGGGCCGCGACTTCACCTACCGCACGATTCCCGACGCCGGGCACTTCCTGCACGAGGAGGAGCCGGACGCGGTCAACGAGGCCATCCTGGGGCACCTGGGGCGCTGA
- a CDS encoding phage holin family protein has translation MSGNQDTWPPQPADAPRVPSIPMSDANLGKDGEPTIGNLVKDATANVSTLVRAEVALAKSELIAEAKKAGAGTGLIIGAAVLLLYASLFFFVFLGVLLDLWLPAWAAFGIVFLILLFVSIVLILVGYLLFRKLRKPEKTIESLQEISSVVPGRDKSPTGGVAHPQIPPARDPMSR, from the coding sequence GTGAGCGGCAATCAGGACACCTGGCCTCCGCAGCCCGCCGACGCTCCGCGCGTCCCGTCGATTCCGATGTCGGACGCCAACCTCGGCAAAGACGGCGAACCCACGATCGGCAATCTCGTCAAGGACGCCACGGCCAATGTGTCGACGCTGGTCCGCGCCGAAGTCGCACTCGCCAAGTCCGAACTCATCGCCGAGGCCAAGAAGGCCGGAGCCGGCACCGGCCTGATCATCGGTGCGGCCGTCCTGCTCCTGTACGCGAGCCTGTTCTTCTTCGTCTTCCTCGGCGTGCTGCTCGACCTGTGGCTGCCCGCGTGGGCCGCGTTCGGCATCGTCTTCCTCATCCTGCTGTTCGTGTCGATCGTCTTGATCCTCGTCGGCTACCTGCTGTTCCGGAAGCTGCGCAAGCCGGAGAAGACGATCGAGTCCCTGCAGGAGATCAGCTCGGTGGTTCCGGGACGCGACAAGTCGCCCACCGGCGGCGTCGCACACCCGCAGATCCCGCCCGCGCGGGATCCCATGAGCCGCTGA
- the acs gene encoding acetate--CoA ligase, which yields MTEASKVYPPSKEFADNANATIEMYQRAEADPDEFWAEQARRLDWAKPFEQVLDWSNAPFAKWFVGGELNVAVNCVDRHVAAGKGDRVAIHWIGEPIDDTRDITYSQLKDEVSRAANYLASIGLVAGDRVAIYMPMVPEAVIAMLACARLGLTHSVVFAGFSAAALRSRVDDAEAKVVITTDGQFRRGKPAPLKEAVDEALGTGDDAAPSVEKVIVVRRTNHDANLNWVHGRDVWWEDTVAEQSPEHTPEAFDAEHPLFLLYTSGTTGKPKGIVHSSGGYLTQAAYTFHNVFDHKEGRDVFWCTADIGWVTGHTYITYAPLANGATQVIYEGTPNSPDEHRHFQIIEKYGVTTYYTAPTMIRTFMKWGREIPDAHDLSSLRLLGSVGEPINPEAWRWYYDVIGANRCPIVDTWWQTETGGHMIAPLPGAIATKPGSAMRPLPGISASIVDDKGNSVPDGEQGYLVLDRPWPGMLRGIWGDPERFKETYWSRFAEQGWYFAGDGARYDEDGALWVLGRVDDVMNVSGHRISTSEVESALVAHAAVAEAAVVGAADETTGQGIVAFVILMEHATPGDELVAELRQQVSVDISPIAKPREINIVPELPKTRSGKIMRRLLKDIAEGRELGDTSTLVDPTVFEAIRAKKN from the coding sequence ATGACCGAAGCCAGTAAGGTGTACCCGCCCTCGAAGGAGTTCGCCGACAACGCCAACGCGACCATCGAGATGTACCAGCGGGCCGAGGCGGATCCGGACGAGTTCTGGGCGGAGCAGGCGCGTCGTCTCGACTGGGCGAAGCCGTTCGAGCAGGTCCTGGACTGGTCGAACGCCCCGTTCGCGAAATGGTTCGTCGGCGGCGAGCTGAACGTGGCGGTCAACTGCGTCGACCGCCACGTCGCCGCGGGCAAGGGCGACCGCGTCGCCATCCACTGGATCGGCGAACCGATCGACGACACCCGCGACATCACCTACAGCCAACTCAAGGACGAGGTCTCGCGCGCCGCGAACTATCTGGCCTCGATCGGCCTGGTCGCGGGCGACCGCGTCGCGATCTACATGCCGATGGTCCCCGAAGCGGTCATCGCGATGCTGGCCTGTGCCCGCCTGGGTCTGACCCACTCCGTGGTCTTCGCCGGCTTCTCCGCGGCCGCACTGCGCTCGCGCGTCGACGACGCCGAGGCCAAGGTCGTCATCACCACCGACGGCCAGTTCCGCCGCGGCAAGCCCGCGCCCCTCAAGGAGGCCGTCGACGAAGCGTTGGGCACCGGCGACGACGCCGCGCCGTCGGTCGAGAAGGTCATCGTCGTGCGCCGCACCAACCACGACGCGAACCTGAACTGGGTCCACGGTCGCGACGTGTGGTGGGAGGACACCGTCGCCGAGCAGTCGCCCGAGCACACCCCCGAAGCCTTCGACGCCGAGCACCCGCTGTTCCTGCTGTACACCTCCGGCACCACCGGTAAGCCCAAGGGCATCGTGCACTCCTCGGGCGGCTACCTCACCCAAGCCGCCTACACCTTCCACAATGTGTTCGACCACAAGGAGGGCCGCGACGTCTTCTGGTGCACCGCCGACATCGGCTGGGTCACCGGGCACACCTACATCACCTACGCTCCGCTCGCCAACGGCGCGACGCAGGTGATCTACGAGGGCACCCCGAACTCACCCGACGAGCACCGCCACTTCCAGATCATCGAGAAGTACGGTGTCACCACCTACTACACCGCGCCGACGATGATCCGCACGTTCATGAAGTGGGGCCGGGAGATCCCCGACGCCCACGACCTGAGCTCGCTGCGTCTGCTCGGCTCGGTCGGTGAGCCGATCAACCCCGAGGCCTGGCGCTGGTACTACGACGTGATCGGCGCGAACCGATGCCCGATCGTGGACACCTGGTGGCAGACCGAGACCGGCGGCCACATGATCGCCCCGCTGCCCGGCGCGATCGCCACCAAACCCGGCTCGGCCATGCGACCGCTGCCGGGCATCAGCGCCTCCATCGTCGACGACAAGGGCAACTCGGTGCCCGACGGCGAACAGGGCTACCTGGTCCTGGACCGGCCCTGGCCGGGCATGCTCCGCGGCATCTGGGGCGACCCGGAACGCTTCAAGGAGACCTACTGGTCACGGTTCGCCGAACAGGGCTGGTACTTCGCCGGCGACGGAGCCCGCTATGACGAGGACGGAGCCCTGTGGGTCCTCGGCCGCGTCGACGACGTCATGAACGTCTCGGGCCACCGCATCTCCACCTCCGAAGTCGAGTCCGCACTCGTCGCACACGCCGCGGTGGCCGAGGCCGCCGTGGTGGGTGCCGCCGACGAGACCACCGGACAGGGCATCGTCGCGTTCGTGATCCTGATGGAGCACGCGACGCCGGGCGACGAACTCGTCGCCGAACTGCGCCAGCAGGTGTCGGTCGACATCTCGCCGATCGCCAAGCCGCGGGAGATCAACATCGTGCCGGAGCTCCCGAAGACCCGCTCGGGCAAGATCATGCGTCGCCTCCTGAAGGACATCGCCGAAGGACGCGAACTCGGTGACACCTCGACCCTGGTGGACCCGACCGTCTTCGAAGCCATCCGGGCCAAGAAGAACTGA
- a CDS encoding oxidoreductase, with product MSADPLAPLLDLPDVRAAAEAARDALGVVHRHRTNLRGWDKTSREASWRAGRSSAAIEGGSVELQRDAQFDDPITEGAIRVAQALDTDGVDQLVAVFRRAPAQALARLHTLAAAGLVDDPELLGRPRSEPHIAQRLDFLGQIITGGTRVPAPVLAAIVHGELSSLAPFTEGNGVVARGASRLVSAATGLDPHLLGVPEVTWLKRIGEYRELSATFGTGDPSAIGAWIVLCCEAMEAGAVEAKSIADAAAGQ from the coding sequence GTGAGTGCTGATCCGCTGGCCCCGTTGCTCGACCTCCCCGACGTCCGTGCCGCCGCCGAGGCCGCGCGGGACGCACTCGGGGTGGTGCACCGCCATCGCACCAACCTGCGCGGGTGGGACAAGACGTCGCGCGAGGCGTCCTGGCGCGCCGGTCGGTCGTCGGCCGCGATCGAGGGCGGCAGCGTGGAACTGCAGCGCGACGCGCAGTTCGACGATCCGATCACCGAAGGCGCGATACGTGTGGCACAGGCCCTCGACACGGACGGGGTCGACCAGCTCGTCGCGGTGTTCCGGCGCGCGCCGGCGCAGGCGCTCGCCCGACTGCACACCCTCGCGGCCGCGGGTCTGGTGGACGATCCGGAACTGCTGGGCAGACCGAGGTCGGAACCGCACATCGCGCAGCGTCTGGACTTCCTCGGCCAGATCATCACCGGCGGCACCCGGGTCCCGGCACCGGTGCTCGCGGCGATCGTGCACGGTGAGCTGTCGTCGTTGGCGCCGTTCACCGAGGGCAACGGTGTCGTCGCGCGCGGTGCGTCGCGGCTGGTGTCGGCGGCCACCGGACTCGACCCGCACCTGCTCGGCGTCCCGGAGGTGACCTGGCTCAAGCGGATCGGGGAGTACCGCGAACTCTCGGCGACGTTCGGCACCGGCGATCCGTCGGCGATCGGAGCCTGGATCGTGCTGTGCTGTGAGGCGATGGAGGCAGGTGCCGTCGAGGCGAAGTCGATCGCCGACGCGGCGGCGGGGCAGTGA
- a CDS encoding HAD-IB family hydrolase, with product MTTAKPTRVAAFFDLDKTVIARSSVLAFTRPFYEGGLLSRRTMLRSAIAQLQFLLTSAEANHVDRLRKHVTDMSTGWDAEQVRSIVAETLDEVVSPVVFPEALDLIRRHRDADHDLVLISASGIEMVEPIGDLLGIDTVRASVMRIVDGRYSGDLDFYCYGEEKASVVEQLAAERGYDLERCFAYSDSVTDLPMLEAVGNPAVVNPDKALRRHAVDAGWDVLDFDAPAAASHRPSPATVGRTALCATGIGALAAAAVLYRRNHVHHLHERLVSTNSIKPLQ from the coding sequence GTGACCACGGCAAAGCCCACGCGGGTCGCCGCCTTCTTCGATCTGGACAAGACGGTGATCGCCAGATCGAGCGTCCTGGCGTTCACACGACCGTTCTACGAGGGAGGACTGCTGTCGCGCCGCACCATGCTCCGTTCGGCGATCGCGCAACTTCAGTTCCTGCTGACGTCGGCCGAGGCGAATCACGTCGACAGGCTCCGCAAGCATGTGACCGACATGTCCACCGGCTGGGACGCGGAACAAGTGCGCAGCATCGTCGCCGAGACACTCGACGAGGTGGTGTCTCCGGTCGTCTTCCCCGAAGCACTCGACCTGATCCGCCGGCACCGAGACGCCGACCACGACCTCGTACTGATCTCGGCGTCGGGCATCGAGATGGTCGAGCCGATCGGCGACCTGCTCGGCATCGACACCGTGCGCGCCAGCGTCATGCGCATCGTCGACGGGCGGTACTCCGGCGACCTCGACTTCTACTGTTACGGCGAGGAGAAGGCCTCCGTCGTCGAGCAGCTCGCCGCCGAGCGCGGCTACGATCTGGAACGCTGTTTCGCCTACTCCGACTCGGTGACCGATCTGCCGATGCTCGAGGCGGTCGGCAACCCGGCCGTGGTCAACCCGGACAAGGCTCTGCGGCGACACGCCGTCGACGCGGGCTGGGACGTGCTCGACTTCGACGCCCCCGCCGCGGCGTCGCATCGTCCGAGCCCGGCGACCGTCGGGCGAACAGCTCTGTGCGCCACAGGTATCGGCGCACTCGCCGCGGCCGCCGTGCTGTACCGCCGAAATCATGTCCACCACCTGCACGAACGCTTGGTTTCGACGAATTCCATCAAACCCTTGCAGTGA
- the ssd gene encoding septum site-determining protein Ssd, producing MTDVLLVLAAEPIHADLARCAAAAGYAMVVGDAASCRHDWLRATAVAVDAGAVDVLAALHPPRRGAVVVVGAREDDPRAWQTALSLGAQGGFVLPDEESGLVGALSEFRRPVRSPAGVVAVVGGHGGAGASSMTAAVALVASGAGQRVLLVDADRSGAGADLILGVEDEPGLRWPDVTGETGAIAGPALRAALPGTGRISVITSGRDDAEPLRPDTVLAVVDAGRSAGDVVVADVGREPGPVAAGLLDSADVAVLVTTASVHGVAASRRTAARLVGDREALLVVRGPSPGGLRARDVADAVGLPLLGGYRPERGLDRRCEATGLRLRRRGPLTRAAQDVYRRLRAGAPR from the coding sequence ATGACCGATGTGCTGCTCGTCCTCGCCGCCGAACCGATTCACGCCGACCTCGCCCGATGCGCGGCGGCGGCCGGATACGCGATGGTGGTCGGCGACGCCGCGTCGTGCCGACACGACTGGCTGCGGGCGACGGCGGTCGCCGTGGACGCCGGTGCCGTCGACGTCCTCGCCGCGCTGCATCCGCCGCGCCGCGGCGCCGTGGTGGTGGTCGGTGCGCGCGAGGACGATCCGCGCGCCTGGCAGACCGCGTTGTCGCTCGGCGCGCAGGGCGGTTTCGTGCTGCCCGACGAGGAGTCCGGACTCGTCGGTGCGCTCTCGGAGTTCCGGCGGCCGGTCCGCAGCCCGGCCGGCGTCGTCGCCGTGGTCGGCGGGCACGGTGGGGCGGGCGCGTCGTCGATGACGGCGGCCGTGGCACTCGTGGCCTCCGGGGCGGGGCAACGGGTCCTGCTCGTCGATGCGGATCGTTCCGGTGCGGGTGCCGACCTGATATTGGGCGTGGAGGATGAACCGGGCCTGCGATGGCCGGACGTGACGGGCGAGACCGGTGCGATCGCGGGACCGGCACTGCGCGCCGCGTTGCCCGGCACCGGACGCATCAGTGTCATCACCTCCGGCCGTGACGACGCCGAACCCCTGCGTCCGGACACCGTGCTCGCCGTCGTGGACGCCGGGCGCTCGGCGGGCGACGTCGTGGTAGCCGATGTGGGCCGGGAGCCCGGACCGGTGGCGGCCGGACTCCTCGACAGTGCCGATGTCGCGGTCCTGGTGACGACGGCGTCGGTGCACGGTGTGGCGGCGAGCCGTCGGACGGCGGCTCGGCTGGTCGGCGACCGTGAGGCGCTGCTGGTGGTGCGTGGCCCGTCGCCGGGCGGGCTGCGGGCGCGGGACGTCGCCGACGCCGTCGGTCTTCCGCTCCTCGGCGGCTATCGTCCGGAGCGGGGGCTGGACCGGCGGTGCGAGGCCACCGGGCTGCGGCTGCGGCGGCGAGGACCGCTCACCAGGGCCGCGCAGGACGTGTACCGGCGGCTGCGTGCAGGAGCTCCGCGATGA
- a CDS encoding TadA family conjugal transfer-associated ATPase, whose translation MTATGRADLLERVRDRLATTTADPEPGVIADAIRAESGGLLGDTDLLDVLRYLQTEMVGAGRLEGLLADPDVSDVLVVGPDKVWADRGDGLELTGVRFDDEAAVRRLAGRLALGAGRRLDDAQPWVDGQLSGVGRRDAVVRLHAVIPPLAVDGTCISLRVLHNAAQTFDTLVRSGAVPGEAAELLREAVRARLAFLIIGGTGTGKTTLLNALLGQVDPTERVVTVEDASELAPRHPHVVRLVARNANVEGIGDVPVRDLVRQALRMRPDRIVVGEVRGAEVIDLLIALNTGHDGCAGTLHANSTSEVPARMEALAALGGMDRAALHSQLAAAIQLVLGLGRDRDGHRGLTEIGVLTRSDDGLIRIETAWSRRSGFTDVRARIDALVADRTPA comes from the coding sequence ATGACCGCCACTGGGCGTGCCGACCTGCTCGAACGGGTTCGAGACCGCCTCGCGACGACGACAGCGGATCCCGAGCCGGGCGTGATCGCCGATGCGATCCGGGCCGAATCGGGCGGACTGCTCGGCGACACCGACCTGCTCGACGTCCTGCGCTATCTGCAGACCGAGATGGTGGGTGCCGGGCGCCTGGAAGGGCTCCTGGCCGACCCCGACGTGAGCGACGTCCTCGTGGTCGGCCCGGACAAGGTGTGGGCCGACCGCGGCGACGGACTGGAGCTGACCGGGGTGCGGTTCGACGACGAGGCCGCGGTGCGCCGCCTCGCCGGCCGCCTGGCTCTGGGCGCGGGCCGACGACTCGACGATGCGCAGCCGTGGGTGGACGGGCAGCTGTCGGGCGTCGGACGGCGGGACGCGGTGGTCCGCCTGCACGCGGTGATCCCGCCGCTCGCCGTCGACGGCACCTGCATCTCGCTGCGGGTGCTGCACAACGCGGCCCAGACGTTCGACACCCTCGTCCGATCGGGCGCGGTGCCCGGGGAAGCGGCCGAACTGCTGCGCGAGGCGGTCCGCGCACGCTTGGCGTTCCTGATCATCGGCGGGACCGGGACCGGGAAGACCACCCTCTTGAACGCCCTTCTCGGCCAGGTGGACCCGACCGAACGCGTGGTGACAGTGGAGGACGCGTCCGAGCTGGCGCCCCGGCATCCGCATGTGGTCCGGTTGGTCGCGCGCAACGCGAACGTCGAAGGCATCGGCGATGTGCCGGTCCGCGACCTGGTCCGGCAGGCTCTGCGGATGCGGCCGGACCGGATCGTCGTCGGCGAGGTCCGCGGCGCCGAGGTGATCGACCTGTTGATCGCGCTGAACACCGGGCACGACGGCTGCGCGGGCACGCTCCATGCGAACTCGACGTCGGAGGTGCCGGCTCGGATGGAGGCGCTCGCCGCACTCGGTGGAATGGATCGTGCGGCGCTGCACAGTCAGCTGGCCGCCGCGATCCAACTGGTGCTGGGGCTGGGGCGTGATCGCGACGGCCATCGCGGCCTCACCGAGATCGGGGTGCTGACACGGTCGGACGACGGGTTGATTCGGATCGAGACCGCGTGGTCTCGACGCAGCGGTTTCACCGACGTCCGCGCCCGGATCGATGCGCTCGTCGCCGACCGGACGCCGGCGTGA
- a CDS encoding type II secretion system F family protein translates to MTVAPLLAAAGGVILLWPRPAVWRRLPARAVDRDRRVVDTMWAAAAAPLVVALLVGAAAGVAIAIATATVMGLRRRAARRADRERRRDELRRGVSVMIAEMSVGAPLSAACASAAEELSRDGPSEVAAELAQMAARVELGGDPADVVVRGDRGVDRLAAAWAASARWGLPMIDLLQMLRSDLSARAEHVARTRAGLAGPRATAMVLAGLPMLGIGLGQLVGAHPLTVLLGPGIGGIVLIVGTSLASAGVWWTDAITAKVVR, encoded by the coding sequence GTGACCGTGGCGCCGCTGCTGGCGGCAGCGGGTGGAGTGATCCTGCTGTGGCCGCGCCCCGCCGTGTGGCGGAGGTTGCCGGCCCGGGCCGTCGACCGGGATCGACGCGTGGTCGACACGATGTGGGCCGCGGCGGCGGCCCCGCTCGTCGTCGCCCTGCTCGTCGGGGCGGCCGCCGGTGTCGCGATCGCGATTGCGACCGCCACCGTGATGGGGCTGCGTCGTCGTGCGGCGCGGCGCGCGGACCGGGAGCGACGGCGCGACGAGCTGAGGAGGGGTGTCTCGGTGATGATCGCTGAGATGTCCGTCGGCGCGCCGTTGAGCGCGGCGTGTGCGAGCGCGGCGGAGGAACTGTCGCGGGACGGACCGTCGGAGGTTGCCGCCGAGCTCGCGCAGATGGCGGCGCGAGTCGAACTCGGCGGCGACCCGGCGGACGTCGTCGTGCGTGGCGATCGCGGCGTGGACCGACTGGCGGCGGCGTGGGCGGCGTCGGCGAGGTGGGGACTGCCGATGATCGATCTCCTTCAGATGCTGCGGTCGGATCTGTCGGCCCGCGCCGAGCACGTCGCGCGCACGCGAGCCGGGCTCGCGGGGCCCCGTGCGACGGCGATGGTTCTCGCGGGGTTGCCGATGCTGGGGATCGGTCTCGGACAGCTGGTGGGCGCTCACCCGCTCACCGTGCTTCTCGGTCCGGGGATCGGGGGGATCGTTCTGATCGTCGGCACCTCGCTCGCCTCGGCCGGGGTGTGGTGGACCGATGCGATCACGGCGAAGGTCGTGCGGTGA
- a CDS encoding type II secretion system F family protein, which produces MIAVAAFAAALALWIWPGPEWSLFRIVPRPRPDRAPRWLGAGEAAPDPFDVAAAYDLFAVCLRAGLPVSAAAEVTAARAPDTIAGPLERAADLLALGADAEIAWAGGATVDPLFAELATLARRASRAGASLADGVADLAVATRRRAADRAVEAAEKAGVKVSGPLGLCFLPAFVCLGIVPVVIGLASGMLGGL; this is translated from the coding sequence GTGATCGCCGTCGCCGCGTTCGCTGCCGCGCTCGCCCTCTGGATCTGGCCGGGGCCGGAATGGTCGCTGTTCCGGATCGTTCCGCGACCGCGGCCCGACCGTGCACCCCGCTGGCTGGGCGCGGGCGAGGCTGCGCCGGATCCGTTCGACGTCGCCGCCGCCTACGACCTGTTCGCGGTCTGCCTGCGGGCCGGGCTGCCGGTGTCCGCGGCCGCAGAGGTCACCGCGGCGCGGGCCCCGGACACGATCGCGGGGCCGCTCGAGCGTGCCGCCGATCTATTGGCTCTCGGCGCGGACGCGGAGATCGCATGGGCTGGGGGTGCGACGGTCGACCCGCTGTTCGCCGAACTCGCGACACTGGCCCGCCGTGCTTCGCGGGCGGGTGCGTCGCTGGCCGACGGCGTCGCCGATCTGGCCGTCGCCACGCGGCGGCGGGCCGCCGATCGCGCGGTGGAGGCCGCGGAGAAGGCAGGTGTCAAGGTGAGCGGTCCGCTCGGGCTGTGCTTTCTGCCGGCATTCGTGTGCCTGGGGATCGTGCCGGTCGTGATCGGTCTGGCGTCGGGCATGCTCGGCGGGCTCTGA